A genomic region of Limnohabitans curvus contains the following coding sequences:
- the sdhA gene encoding succinate dehydrogenase flavoprotein subunit, translating into MTVKSSIPRRKFDVVIVGAGGSGMRASLQLARAGLNVAVLSKVFPTRSHTVAAQGGIGASLGNMNEDNWHYHFYDTVKGSDWLGDQDAIEYMCREAPKVVYDLEHMGMPFDRNPDGTIYQRPFGGHTANYGEKAVERACAAADRTGHAMLHTLYQQNVKAKTSFFVEWMALDLIRDDAGDVVGVTALEMETGELYIMEAKTVMLATGGAGRIFAASTNAFINTGDGLGMAARAGIPLEDMEFWQFHPTGVAGAGVLLTEGCRGEGAILRNCNGERFMERYAPAYKDLAPRDYVSRCMDQEIKEGRGCGPNKDYINLDMTHLGADTIMKRLPSVFEIGHNFANVDITKEPIPVIPTIHYQMGGIPTNINGQVVTQNANNESVVVNGLYAVGECSCVSVHGANRLGTNSLLDLLVFGRAAGNHIVEFNQKNKEHKPLPANAADVTLARLARLEANQTGEYAQDVANDIRNTMQSHASVFRTQALMDEGVKQIAALRERVNNIGLKDNSKVFNTARIEALEVENLIEAAQATIVSAAARHESRGAHTVNDYGDTPEHPNGRNDQDWHKHTLWHKEGNKLTYKPVQMKPLTVDSIPLQTRTF; encoded by the coding sequence ATGACCGTTAAAAGCTCTATCCCTCGTCGCAAGTTTGACGTGGTCATCGTCGGTGCCGGTGGCTCTGGCATGCGCGCTTCGTTGCAACTTGCTCGCGCAGGTTTGAACGTGGCTGTTTTGTCTAAAGTGTTCCCCACACGTTCACACACGGTGGCGGCGCAAGGCGGCATTGGCGCCTCTTTGGGCAACATGAACGAAGACAACTGGCACTACCACTTCTACGACACCGTCAAAGGCTCCGACTGGCTCGGCGACCAAGACGCGATCGAATACATGTGCCGTGAAGCCCCCAAAGTCGTGTACGACTTGGAGCACATGGGCATGCCTTTCGACCGCAACCCTGACGGCACCATTTACCAACGCCCCTTCGGCGGCCACACCGCCAACTACGGCGAAAAGGCCGTGGAGCGCGCGTGTGCTGCCGCTGACCGCACCGGGCACGCCATGTTGCACACGCTGTACCAACAAAACGTCAAAGCCAAAACCAGCTTCTTCGTGGAGTGGATGGCCCTCGACCTGATTCGCGATGACGCGGGTGATGTGGTGGGCGTGACTGCCCTCGAAATGGAAACAGGCGAGCTCTACATCATGGAAGCCAAAACAGTGATGTTGGCTACCGGTGGTGCAGGCCGCATCTTTGCAGCATCGACCAACGCGTTCATCAACACCGGCGACGGTTTGGGCATGGCCGCACGCGCTGGCATCCCCTTGGAAGACATGGAATTCTGGCAATTCCACCCCACTGGCGTGGCCGGTGCTGGCGTGTTGTTGACCGAAGGTTGCCGTGGCGAAGGCGCGATCTTGCGTAACTGCAATGGCGAGCGCTTCATGGAACGTTATGCCCCTGCCTACAAAGACTTGGCCCCACGCGACTACGTGTCACGCTGCATGGACCAAGAGATCAAAGAAGGTCGCGGCTGCGGTCCTAACAAGGACTACATCAACCTCGACATGACCCACTTGGGCGCTGACACCATCATGAAGCGTTTGCCTTCGGTGTTCGAAATTGGCCACAACTTTGCCAACGTCGACATCACCAAAGAGCCCATCCCCGTGATCCCCACCATCCATTACCAAATGGGCGGCATCCCGACCAACATCAATGGTCAAGTGGTCACGCAAAACGCCAACAACGAAAGCGTGGTGGTGAATGGTTTGTACGCTGTGGGCGAATGCTCTTGCGTGTCGGTGCACGGCGCCAACCGCTTGGGCACCAACTCCTTGCTCGACTTGTTGGTGTTTGGCCGCGCAGCTGGCAACCACATTGTTGAGTTCAACCAAAAGAACAAAGAGCACAAGCCTCTGCCAGCCAACGCGGCTGACGTGACCTTGGCGCGTTTGGCTCGTTTGGAAGCCAACCAGACTGGCGAATACGCCCAAGACGTGGCCAACGACATCCGCAACACCATGCAGTCACACGCCAGCGTGTTCCGCACACAGGCGTTGATGGACGAAGGCGTCAAGCAAATCGCTGCCTTGCGCGAGCGTGTGAACAACATTGGCTTGAAAGACAACTCCAAAGTCTTCAACACCGCACGCATCGAAGCGCTGGAAGTTGAAAACTTGATCGAAGCCGCACAAGCCACCATCGTGTCCGCTGCTGCGCGTCACGAAAGTCGTGGCGCTCACACCGTGAACGATTACGGCGACACCCCAGAGCATCCAAACGGCCGTAACGACCAAGACTGGCACAAGCACACCCTGTGGCACAAAGAAGGCAACAAGCTGACTTACAAGCCCGTGCAAATGAAGCCATTGACTGTCGACAGCATCCCGCTGCAGACCCGTACTTTCTGA
- a CDS encoding succinate dehydrogenase iron-sulfur subunit: MTKRTFQIYRYDPDTDAKPYMQTIEVELDGNERMLLDALMKLKAVDPTISFRRSCREGVCGSDAMNINGKNGLACLTNMRTLPGVIVLKPLPGLPVIRDLIVDMTQFFKQYHSIKPYLVNDTQVPDKERLQSPEERDELNGLYECILCASCSTSCPSFWWNPDKFVGPAGLLQAYRFIADSRDEDTAGRLDNLEDPYRLFRCHTIMNCVDVCPKGLNPTKAIGKIKELMVRRAI, encoded by the coding sequence ATGACAAAACGCACGTTCCAAATCTATCGCTACGACCCAGACACCGACGCCAAGCCCTACATGCAGACCATCGAGGTCGAATTGGATGGCAATGAGCGCATGCTCTTGGATGCTTTGATGAAACTCAAAGCCGTCGACCCCACCATTTCGTTCCGTCGTTCATGCCGTGAAGGCGTGTGCGGTTCAGACGCGATGAACATCAACGGCAAAAACGGTTTGGCCTGCTTGACCAACATGCGCACCCTCCCCGGCGTGATTGTGTTGAAACCGCTGCCAGGTCTGCCTGTCATCCGCGACTTGATCGTGGACATGACCCAGTTCTTCAAGCAATACCACTCCATCAAGCCCTACTTGGTCAACGACACACAAGTGCCTGACAAAGAGCGCCTGCAGTCGCCAGAAGAGCGCGATGAGTTGAACGGCTTGTACGAGTGCATCTTGTGCGCCAGCTGCTCCACCAGCTGCCCCTCGTTCTGGTGGAACCCCGACAAGTTCGTGGGCCCAGCCGGTTTGTTGCAAGCCTATCGCTTCATTGCCGATAGCCGCGACGAAGACACCGCTGGCCGTTTGGACAACTTAGAAGACCCTTACCGTCTGTTCCGTTGCCACACCATCATGAACTGCGTCGACGTGTGCCCCAAGGGTTTGAACCCCACCAAGGCCATCGGCAAGATCAAAGAATTGATGGTTCGTCGCGCCATCTAA
- a CDS encoding succinate dehydrogenase assembly factor 2, producing MDADAPFRDTSVGDPTLDGLDGKQALGERALSKLHWRSRRGLLENDLFIKKFFERHESRLTVSHARGMYELMDLSDNDLLDILLQRKELPDKPLTEEALEVLSMLRH from the coding sequence ATGGACGCGGACGCACCATTTCGCGACACCTCAGTCGGTGACCCGACGCTGGACGGCTTAGACGGCAAGCAAGCGCTTGGCGAACGGGCCCTCAGCAAGCTGCACTGGCGTAGCCGGCGCGGCCTGCTCGAAAACGATTTGTTCATCAAAAAGTTTTTCGAGCGGCATGAATCTCGCTTAACTGTGAGCCACGCCAGAGGCATGTATGAATTGATGGATTTGTCTGACAACGACTTGCTCGACATCTTGTTGCAACGCAAAGAATTGCCAGACAAACCCCTGACAGAAGAAGCACTCGAAGTGCTGAGTATGTTGAGACACTGA
- a CDS encoding citrate synthase, whose product MKLADNKATLSFSNGSPSIDMPVYSGSVGPDVIDIRKLYGQTGMFTYDPGFLSTASCQSAITYIDGDKGELLYRGYPIEQLATNCDYLETCYLLLKGELPNAAQKAEFEHTVTNHTMVNEQMQFFLRGFRRDAHPMAVLTGLVGALSAFYHDSTDINNPEHREIAAIRLIAKMPTLVAMAYKYGVGQPYMYPQNNLSYAGNFLRMMFGTPCEEYVVNPVLERAMDRIFTLHADHEQNASTSTVRLCGSSGTNPFAAIAAGVACLWGPAHGGANEACLNMLEDIQKMGGISKVGEFMELVKDKNSGVKLMGFGHRVYKNYDPRAKLMQETCDEVLKELGLENDPLFKLAKALEKIALEDEYFVSRKLYPNVDFYSGIVQRAIGIPVNLFTGIFALARTVGWIAQLNEMISDPEYKIGRPRQLFTGDAHRNVEPLAKRK is encoded by the coding sequence ATGAAACTTGCAGATAACAAAGCCACTCTGTCGTTCAGCAACGGCAGCCCCAGCATCGACATGCCCGTCTACAGCGGCAGCGTCGGTCCTGACGTCATCGACATCCGTAAGTTGTACGGCCAAACTGGCATGTTCACCTATGACCCAGGCTTTTTGTCGACCGCGTCTTGCCAATCGGCCATCACGTACATCGACGGCGACAAAGGTGAGTTGCTGTACCGCGGCTACCCCATCGAACAACTCGCCACCAACTGCGACTACCTCGAAACTTGCTACTTGTTGTTAAAGGGCGAACTGCCCAACGCCGCACAAAAAGCCGAGTTCGAGCACACCGTGACCAACCACACCATGGTCAACGAGCAAATGCAATTCTTCTTGCGTGGCTTCCGCCGTGATGCTCACCCGATGGCTGTGTTGACTGGCTTGGTGGGCGCTTTGTCTGCGTTCTATCACGACAGCACCGACATCAACAACCCAGAGCACCGCGAAATCGCTGCCATCCGTTTGATCGCCAAGATGCCAACCTTGGTAGCCATGGCCTACAAATACGGCGTGGGCCAGCCTTACATGTACCCACAAAACAACCTGAGCTATGCAGGTAACTTCTTGCGCATGATGTTCGGTACACCATGCGAAGAATACGTGGTCAACCCCGTGCTCGAGCGCGCCATGGACCGCATCTTCACTTTGCACGCAGACCACGAGCAGAATGCTTCGACATCGACTGTGCGTTTGTGCGGTTCTTCAGGCACCAACCCCTTCGCAGCCATCGCTGCAGGTGTGGCTTGCTTGTGGGGCCCAGCACACGGCGGCGCAAACGAAGCTTGCTTGAACATGTTGGAAGACATCCAAAAAATGGGTGGCATTTCTAAAGTCGGCGAGTTCATGGAACTGGTCAAAGACAAGAACTCTGGCGTCAAGCTCATGGGCTTCGGTCACCGCGTTTACAAAAACTATGACCCACGCGCCAAGTTGATGCAAGAAACTTGCGACGAAGTGTTGAAAGAACTCGGCCTCGAGAACGACCCCTTGTTCAAGCTGGCCAAGGCTTTGGAAAAGATCGCATTGGAAGACGAATACTTCGTCAGCCGCAAGCTCTACCCCAACGTCGACTTCTACTCTGGCATCGTGCAACGCGCCATCGGCATTCCCGTGAACTTGTTCACCGGTATCTTCGCCTTGGCACGCACTGTGGGCTGGATTGCTCAGTTGAACGAAATGATCAGTGACCCTGAGTACAAAATCGGCCGTCCACGTCAATTGTTCACTGGCGATGCACACCGCAACGTGGAGCCATTGGCCAAGCGCAAGTAA
- a CDS encoding DUF5710 domain-containing protein, producing the protein MRINLVTPFAEKDAAKALGARWDAARKCWYIVDVDDLTPFMRWIPNLDAAQDTGAAAATNPKASAKAAVVKTKPPVTSKPAVEVPHCGCHVLPWEHCEHSLAKH; encoded by the coding sequence ATGCGAATTAACCTTGTCACCCCATTTGCCGAGAAGGATGCGGCCAAGGCGCTAGGTGCGCGTTGGGATGCGGCCAGAAAGTGCTGGTACATCGTGGACGTGGATGACCTGACGCCCTTCATGCGTTGGATCCCAAATTTAGATGCAGCTCAAGATACGGGCGCTGCAGCGGCCACAAACCCCAAAGCAAGCGCCAAGGCTGCGGTGGTTAAGACAAAGCCCCCTGTGACTTCTAAGCCCGCCGTAGAGGTGCCACATTGCGGTTGCCACGTGTTGCCCTGGGAGCATTGCGAACATTCGCTGGCGAAGCACTAA
- a CDS encoding recombination-associated protein RdgC: MFKNVMVYRIGEGWSPSLEQIEQALDAERFVPCGASQEKAIGWVEPRGEAHGLLVEAVSGQRILKLKIETKGVPGSVVTRKAKERGAVIEATEGRKPGKKEMKEIKEDVKMSLMPMAFSKESSVLVWIDPATNLMVMDAGSQAKADEVVTMLIKSFAGLSLTLINTQMSPQSAMASWLITQESPAAFSVDRECELKAADESKSVVRYVRHPLDTDEVKHHVEGGKLPTRLALTWEGRVSFSLTEAMHLKKITFLEGVFEGTSAEKDEGFDADVAIATGELSQLLPDLLEALGGEMALG; encoded by the coding sequence GTGTTCAAAAACGTGATGGTGTATCGAATCGGCGAGGGCTGGAGCCCTAGCCTTGAGCAAATCGAACAGGCGCTAGACGCCGAGCGTTTTGTGCCTTGTGGTGCGAGCCAAGAAAAAGCCATCGGCTGGGTGGAACCACGTGGCGAAGCGCATGGACTATTGGTTGAGGCGGTGAGTGGTCAGCGTATTTTGAAACTCAAAATCGAGACCAAAGGCGTGCCCGGTTCGGTGGTCACCCGCAAGGCCAAAGAGCGCGGCGCGGTGATTGAAGCAACTGAAGGCCGCAAGCCCGGCAAGAAGGAGATGAAGGAAATCAAAGAAGACGTGAAGATGTCTTTGATGCCCATGGCCTTCAGCAAAGAGTCATCGGTGCTGGTGTGGATTGACCCCGCCACCAATCTGATGGTGATGGACGCAGGCAGCCAAGCCAAAGCGGACGAGGTGGTCACCATGCTGATCAAATCATTCGCGGGTTTGAGTCTGACTTTGATCAACACACAAATGTCGCCTCAGTCGGCGATGGCTTCGTGGTTGATCACCCAAGAGTCACCCGCGGCATTTAGCGTGGACCGCGAATGCGAGTTGAAAGCGGCTGATGAATCGAAGTCAGTCGTGCGCTACGTGCGCCACCCGCTGGATACCGACGAGGTGAAGCACCATGTGGAAGGCGGCAAGCTGCCCACGCGCTTGGCGCTGACTTGGGAGGGACGTGTGTCGTTCTCGTTGACTGAGGCCATGCACCTGAAAAAAATCACGTTTTTAGAAGGTGTGTTTGAAGGCACTTCTGCCGAAAAAGATGAGGGCTTTGACGCTGACGTGGCCATTGCCACGGGCGAGCTGAGTCAGTTGCTGCCCGATTTGCTCGAGGCATTGGGCGGCGAGATGGCGCTGGGCTAA
- the hemW gene encoding radical SAM family heme chaperone HemW, which produces MTQDIQHLMRPGTLSLNSLPPLSLYVHLPWCLKKCPYCDFNSHELNSSVGGELPEQRYLDALCADLEQSLPLIWGRSVHSIFIGGGTPSLFSPAAIERLISDMRARLRLEADCEITLEANPGTFEKDRFRAFRAAGVTRLSVGVQSFNDQHLQALGRVHNRAQAIAAIEEARDAFDTFNLDLMYALPGQTLAQLDEDLDMALSLQPPHLSVYHLTIEPNTVFAKFPPQVPEDDDAYAMLDRITERTAAVGLHRYEVSAYAKDNHRCWHNTNYWQFGDYLGIGAGAHSKLSFAHRVLRQVRNRDPRLFMDHALDSSRADRAVAQSTEVARAELPFEFMLNALRLRHGFSLADFTDRTGLPVTAIQAALTEAEAKGLITRDFQRVVPTERGFDFLSDLQSLFLPEA; this is translated from the coding sequence ATGACCCAAGACATTCAACACCTCATGCGCCCCGGCACGCTGTCTTTGAACAGCTTGCCACCGCTCTCGCTGTACGTGCATTTGCCGTGGTGCCTGAAGAAGTGCCCGTACTGCGACTTCAATTCGCACGAGCTCAACAGCAGCGTGGGCGGCGAACTGCCCGAGCAGCGCTACCTCGATGCCTTGTGCGCCGACCTAGAGCAGAGCTTGCCGCTTATTTGGGGCCGCAGTGTGCACAGCATCTTCATTGGGGGTGGCACGCCCAGCTTGTTTTCACCTGCTGCGATTGAGCGCCTCATCAGCGACATGCGTGCGCGTTTGCGTCTAGAGGCCGATTGTGAAATCACGCTAGAGGCCAACCCCGGCACATTTGAAAAAGATCGCTTCCGCGCCTTCCGCGCCGCAGGCGTCACTCGCTTGTCGGTGGGCGTGCAAAGCTTCAACGACCAACATTTGCAGGCTTTAGGCCGCGTACACAACCGCGCCCAAGCCATTGCGGCGATAGAAGAAGCGCGTGATGCGTTTGACACCTTCAACCTCGACCTGATGTACGCCTTGCCCGGCCAAACGCTGGCGCAGTTGGACGAAGATCTCGACATGGCTTTGTCTTTGCAGCCCCCGCATTTGTCGGTCTACCACCTCACCATCGAGCCCAACACCGTGTTTGCCAAATTCCCGCCCCAGGTGCCGGAAGACGACGACGCCTACGCCATGCTCGACCGCATCACCGAGCGCACCGCCGCCGTGGGCCTGCACCGCTATGAAGTGTCGGCCTACGCCAAAGACAACCACCGCTGCTGGCACAACACCAACTACTGGCAGTTTGGCGACTATTTGGGCATTGGTGCAGGCGCCCACAGCAAACTCAGCTTTGCCCACCGCGTGTTGCGCCAAGTGCGCAACCGCGACCCGCGCCTGTTCATGGACCACGCACTAGACAGCAGCCGCGCAGACCGCGCCGTGGCCCAAAGCACCGAGGTGGCACGCGCCGAACTGCCGTTTGAGTTCATGCTCAACGCCCTGCGCCTGCGCCATGGCTTCTCGCTGGCCGACTTCACCGACCGTACGGGCTTGCCCGTGACCGCCATTCAGGCCGCGTTAACTGAGGCCGAGGCCAAAGGCCTCATCACGCGGGACTTTCAGCGCGTGGTGCCCACCGAGCGTGGCTTTGATTTCTTGAGCGATTTGCAATCTTTGTTTTTGCCAGAAGCTTGA
- the rdgB gene encoding RdgB/HAM1 family non-canonical purine NTP pyrophosphatase: MTSALKKIVLASNNQGKLAELQAMFAPLGVELVRQGDLHIGEAEEPFHTFVENALAKARHAARESGLPAVADDAGLCVDAFGGLPGVQTAYYATQFGYEKSDDNNVRALLEQMANIDNRRAALVSTLVAVRHPDDPEPLIAVGRAVGEITRAPVGANGFGFDPIMFIPRFGKTFAELPIDVKNANSHRGQAAQQMLALMRERWFA, from the coding sequence ATGACATCGGCGTTGAAAAAAATCGTTCTGGCTTCCAACAACCAAGGCAAGCTCGCCGAGTTGCAAGCCATGTTTGCGCCGCTTGGCGTTGAGCTGGTGCGCCAAGGCGATTTGCACATTGGCGAAGCCGAAGAGCCGTTTCACACTTTCGTTGAAAACGCTTTGGCCAAAGCCCGCCACGCAGCGCGTGAGAGCGGCTTGCCCGCCGTGGCTGACGACGCTGGTCTGTGCGTCGACGCCTTTGGCGGCCTGCCCGGCGTGCAAACCGCCTACTACGCCACCCAGTTTGGCTACGAAAAAAGCGACGACAACAACGTGCGCGCCTTGCTGGAGCAAATGGCCAACATCGACAACCGCCGCGCAGCCTTGGTCAGCACTCTTGTGGCCGTGCGCCACCCTGACGACCCCGAACCACTCATCGCAGTGGGCCGCGCCGTGGGGGAAATCACGCGTGCGCCAGTGGGCGCCAATGGCTTTGGGTTCGATCCCATCATGTTCATCCCGCGCTTTGGCAAAACCTTTGCAGAGCTGCCCATCGATGTGAAAAACGCCAACAGCCACCGCGGCCAAGCCGCGCAGCAAATGCTGGCGCTCATGCGTGAGCGTTGGTTTGCTTAA
- the rph gene encoding ribonuclease PH, with protein sequence MTSTLPASRHTRAADQLRPVRITRHFTMHAEGSVLIEFGHTKVLCTASVEEKVPGHKKGSGEGWVTAEYGMLPRATHTRSDREAARGKQSGRTQEIQRLIGRSMRAVFDLKKLGERTIHLDCDVLQADGGTRTASITGAFVAAQDAVNKLIAAGKLTESPITQGVAAISVGMLGDLPLLDLEYTEDSTCDTDMNVVMTSAGHYVEVQGTAEGLPFTRDQMNALLALAEKGVRELIAMQQEALQS encoded by the coding sequence CACCTTGCCCGCCTCTCGCCACACCCGTGCTGCCGACCAACTGCGCCCCGTGCGCATCACCCGTCACTTCACCATGCATGCCGAAGGCTCGGTGCTGATTGAGTTTGGCCACACCAAGGTGCTGTGCACCGCCTCCGTGGAAGAAAAAGTGCCTGGCCACAAAAAAGGCTCAGGCGAAGGCTGGGTCACCGCTGAATACGGCATGTTGCCCCGCGCCACCCACACCCGCAGCGACCGCGAAGCCGCACGCGGCAAGCAATCAGGCCGTACCCAAGAAATTCAGCGTCTCATTGGCCGCTCCATGCGCGCGGTGTTTGATCTGAAGAAGCTCGGCGAGCGTACCATCCATTTGGACTGCGACGTGTTGCAAGCCGACGGCGGCACACGCACCGCCAGCATCACCGGCGCGTTTGTGGCCGCGCAAGACGCGGTGAATAAGCTGATTGCCGCAGGCAAACTGACCGAGAGCCCCATCACCCAAGGCGTGGCCGCGATTTCGGTGGGCATGTTGGGCGATTTGCCCTTGCTCGATTTGGAATACACCGAAGACTCCACCTGCGACACCGACATGAACGTGGTCATGACCAGCGCAGGCCACTATGTGGAAGTGCAGGGCACCGCCGAAGGCCTGCCTTTCACCCGCGATCAAATGAACGCCTTGTTGGCCTTGGCCGAAAAAGGCGTGCGCGAACTCATCGCCATGCAGCAAGAAGCCTTGCAATCTTGA